ggaaaaaaatctgccaTAAGTAACAAAATGTATGTCTGTTGTGGATCTTCAATTTAGAAATATTTAATCACGAAGCAATGACACTTCCACTTGGACTGTGTGGGTTCCTTTCTTTAATATAACTCTTATAAtccttaaacaaacacactcacacattaaaaaaaaaaaaaaaaagactggtcTTGACTTAACACAAGACCTGATCGCCTGCTTTTCCTCTTCGCTTCAGCTTTCAGCAGGTCTGGACAACTGTCTCAAATAAAAGCATGTCCAGGCCCAAGTTAGTTCAAGCTTTAACAAAACTCTTAAAATAATTATGTGTGGGGTGGATTGAACAAATGCTTTACAATGGAACCTTAAAGACTAATGCTAATAGTTTAAAATATTCCCAGGCAGAAGGATCAGTGTAGTTAAGTCTTTGCGACTGCAACCATCCTATCTGACCAACTATGATGACTGTGTCTTTGAACAGGAAACTAAATCCCTACTAATTCTAGGGGTGCCGAGCTCAGGCTCAGACCTCCCTGTGGAGAGGAACCAATGAAGAGAAAACATCCACACAAGACCGCAAATGTGCTGTAAGCAGTTTCAGACAGTTACACCagtctatgaaaaaaaaaatatatatatatatatattggaaGAAAAGTtccatcttctctctcttcaaCTTGTCTCCTGAAATACTGCTGCTGCCAATCCAACACTAGATGCATGAACAGACTGCACACAGCTAGAGCAGAACATCATCAACCATCGTGTGTCCGTGCAAGAAGAGTACTAGTGAGAGGAGGCCACCAACAAGCCAACGTCAACTCTGAAGTCGCTGCAGGGTTGCATGACGGGATGGGAAACTGTACTACTGTACGTAAAACTGCTGCTTATTTCCTTTAACAGCCCGAGCTGTGCTGCAGGGTAGCAAATAGAAAGCCACTGTTGAAAGAACTCACATGACGTTTCAGCTAGAGTTTGCTGGTTTGCTAGAGGGCACGTGGGAAACTTTAGACATAATAAAGGAATGTTTAACGGTCTGATAAAAGCAAGTTTGAGTTTCTTGGCCATCAAACTAAATGCTGTGATTGGTGAAATCAAAACACGTCAACCCCACAACGCAGCATGAtggtggcagcatcatgctTCACTGCAGCAGGCCCTGGAAGGCTTGTGGAAGTAGAAGgtaaaatgaacaaagaaaatCTGCTGCAGCCTGTAAAACAACTTTTAACTtaactttttaattaattttttttttttttttttttttttttttttttaaacagcaagACAATGACCCTTAACGTTAAGATAAACCTACACAGGAATAgcttaaaaacaacaacgtTAATGTTCTGGAGCAGCCAAGTCAGAGTCCAGGCCTCAGTCCAACACAGAATTTGAGGCAGGACTTAAAAGTTGCTGTTCACTCAACATCCCAGTGAAACGTGACAGAGCTTGAGCAGTTCTGTAAAGAAAACGGAAGAAAATTGATACAGGCTAAACCACAAAGATTTCAAAGCTGTAATTTCTGCCAAAGGTGCCTCTGCTAAAGTTTGACTTGAAGGGGGGTGAACACTTGTGGCAAGcgactgttttgtgtttatatttgtactCAGCTGTAGTCAATCTGAAGAGATGTGTTGATACTTAGCCTAAAGGCTGATTTATCACAAGTCGCTCGACAGAAATGACGTATTTTCGACAGAAAAAAACTTTCCGTGCCGACACTTTCCTTTCTTGTCATGCACCTGGAGAATTTTGTCATGTCACGAACACCGTCATATTTTGTCATGCAATGTGACTGAGTAGTGTTACTAACGTTGCCACGGAGATtttagttttcactgaacttctttattgatattttggtctgtaacttTAGATAACTTGTAACATCCTTGTATAAATAGTCCTGATCGGAATGATATATTATAACTTAACAAGCTGGCTGGAGGATTGGCTGCAGTTAAGGCTGCAGCTTTAAGTGTCAGCAGTGTCAAATCACCCAATTAATCCAATGAGATtcaaagctgtaaaaacaaaagaggagaaCGTCTTCAGTGTTGTAAATGTTCCAGGAAACTGAAAAGATAAATTAACTGTCTATTCCAGATTTGAAGACTTTCCAGGTTTAACTCAGCTAGacctgcaatgattagtcgattgacaaaATTAAACCTGCAACTGTtctgataattaaataattgtttttgtcactttttttaagcaaaaatgccccaaatttGCTTGTTCCAACTTGTCAAATATGAGGATAtttatggttttctttgtcgtctgtgatggtaaactgaatattttggagttttggactgttggttggacaaaacaagacatttgcagatgtcatcttgggctgtGGAAATTTATAAACAGCCATTTGTCACTACTTTaatagatcaaacaactaatcaatcatgaaaatgattgttagttgtagccctaaaCTCGGCACAGTTTTCCAGGTCACTTCATAATCCTGACACAGGCCACTGGGCTACAACAGCATATGGTGGACATGGCCTTTGGCATGTATGTCTTGTGTTTACTCCATGTGCGCCTGCAATGTGGATGTCATTTCAGCCTGCACTTCCGGCTCAATGCCCGACACACCCCCAAACAGTCTTGACAACCAATCAGATGAATATATTTGCACAACCCCCTTCCAAAACCATCATGTgattgacacacagacacacagagacagacagacggacacacacacacacacacaatcacagctTTCTGTTCCAAGATTGctactgtatttaaataaaggcaaaatattTAACCTGGAAATAACTATATTTAAACATCAGGTGGTTcattttgttaaaaataaataaataaataaatccacaCATTTGCAGtttcatcacaaacacacctccTCCCACAGGAGCAGTAAGCTGAGCTGTCATCGGTGTGTCTGTTTACATTAATGTTTACGTGACGGCGACACGTTGGCTTGAAGCCCCGCAGCTAATTTACTTAACTCTAACACTAACATAATCGCATTGAAAACAGTTGTGACACGACTTTAATCAGCCATAAGAATTACAGACGTGAAATTTGTTTCAAgttctgatatttttaaaagtcaatGAAGCCACACGCTTCAAGCAACATCACTTTCACATTTGCTAACCAGCTAGCACCACCATGGCTTGACAGTAGGCCGAGTGAAGCTAAATTTGCTAACGGCTAATTCTGGTTCAGAAAGTGGGGTGAAGGTTCCCTTCAGGGGGTCCGGACATCCgagatatatttttaaactttattatgAATTCAAGTGGAAACATCTTCAAGTTCACTCACTGTTTAATCCGAGGTTACAGTTACAACCATCCGACTCAGACCGCTCTTACAGGGGTGTTGTGATAAACTTTGTATCCCGGTCATAATCTGTGTCCCCCGTTCAAGCCGTTTGAATATGGAGGTCGTTTGGCAGTTAGAATGAATTTTCCCTGTCAAAAATGTCTCCTCACTGTAAACTAGAAAACGCCACAAAACCAGTTAAGTGTTAACACAACCTTGGTGactatgtatgtttattttaatccGAGTCGTGTGGGATATGCTACGAGAAATGAATTATTTAGATTTTGTTCCAACGGTTTGATTCAACCGTTGGATGTGAGGGGGAAGCTGACGTCTGTCCATCGGTTGGGCAGATGtatacaataaatacagacgTATATGTAAGTTTGTGAAGCCCTGCAACAGTCAACCGCCGTGTTGCCATAATTAGCCTGTGTGTAGCTATGCTAACCGACGGGACTCACTCTCTGGGCAGCGGTAGTGGCGGCGCTCCTCTCCGCTGGAAGACCCCGTCAACGAACACGCCGTTCTTGCCCAGACACCGGAGAGAGAAGCCGTTCGCCTCGTCGTAGGTGATCTGCAAGTGTCGCCGTGAAATGAAGCTCGAGTGACCCATGTTGATGTCCACGGAGCCGTGAGACGAGTTCCGGCCTATGGTGACCGTCCTCTGGCGCATGACAAACTCAAAGTCCCGGCCCTCAAGTCTGGCCAGGGCCTGCGGAGGAGGGGACATGAGGCGCACGGGACGAATCCCGGCGTCGGTGCGGGCTTCCATCAGCGGAGGACCCAAGAGGGCGAGCGAGGGCTGGTGATAGCCGTGCGAGGTCACCGCGACGCGCACGGGGCTGCACGGAGCTGACTGTAAAGCAAGCAGGGCTCGAGCTCCGGTGTCGTCCCGGTAGTCTGCCATCTTCTTTAGGAGGGtcaacacactcactcactcacacgcacacacacacacacactttacttcTCGCACACACAGAGTTGCAACGTGAGAGTTTTCGGCCAGGGCACTTGTTCGCTCCGTGGCTGTCGGAACAACATGGAGTCCGGGTCGGTGCAAGAACAGGAACGGAGTGCCCGCAGGAACCGGACTGGTGCTGCGTTCACGGCCCTCTCGTAAACTGCCCTTCAAAGAAAATCATACAAGACTCAATAGTTACAccacatatacatactgtactgtgcaaaagttttagacactaaaagtaaagtgagcaTGCTTTTACAAAATTATGCTATAAATACTTtttattcatcaattaatctcaaacaaagttcagtaaacagaaaaaacttCAATCAATATTTGGTGGGACCacgctttgcctttaaaacagcactagttgtttttttccttttgtatgtgtatttttttttttttttttttttgcctgtttgtTTCTCATCTCCtttgaaattacattaaaactgTACTGAATGTATGGAAtgtttaagtaaaaataaaattaaaaaaacagcaccAGTTCCCCTCGCTACACCTGCACACAGGTGAATTTTTTAGGTATTTGGCAGGCAAGTTGGTCCAAGCAgcttggagaagttgccacagtttttctgtggatttaggcatctcagttgcttctgtctcttcatgtaatcccagactgactcatGATGTTAAGATCAGGtctctgtgggggccaaaccatctaTTGCaggacttcttcttcttcttgtaggTGAAGATAGTTTTTTATGACTGCGGCTgcatgtttggggtcattgtcatgctgcagaataaatctgggactgatcagacgcctccctgatggtattgcataatggataagaatctaaacatctaaagtgcctaaaacttttgcacagtactgtatataccaACCCTCTATCATCTGTATGCAATATTCACTCAATagaattacattttcttctcCTAAATACAACACTAAATAATTTGTAGTTGGAGTCTCCATTCTCATtcttaattaaaacacaaatgatttCTGAGCAGTCAACTCTACTCCTATGTTTCCATAGGTGGGAGTTTCTTTTGGGTGTGTATATTTTGCCTGTCAGTTGACAATCTTCAAACAGATCCGAGATTTCTCTTGCAAATGgatagtcaagtcaattttatctgtatagcccaatatcacaaatcatacCTTttcctcagggggctttacattctgtacagcaatacaacatcctttATCCTTTGACCCTTGATTTGAATAAGAAAAAAGCTCCCTAAAAAAACTTTAACAGGGGGAAAAATGGAAGGAACCTCAGGGGGAACAACAGACGAGGGATCCTTctcccaggacagacagacaagcaatagatgttgtgtgtacagaacagaccaAGAAAGCCACATTACAGAAATATAGCATGGAAATTAGGATGACAAAAGGATACATATTACAGTTTCATACATCTTGGATGTTCAAATAGTTAGGCTAACAAATATTTGATCATCACagggtagttttttttttttttcaacaaacaaTACACTGATTTACTAAAATATCTTAACTGAGGTGTGCTTATCCCAAGTTTAAAGATTTTTGGGGCTGCAAACAGGACATATAGAAAGTGATTGTTaatatgtgtacagtatgtcctTTTGGTTTGGTAAAATAACACAAGCACAAGTAGGCCTAAggaaaggcaagtttatttgtatagcaccttctGCAGAGGaatttcaaagtgcttcacataagGCAGAAAAGCAAAggaatatgttttaaaacacaataaagaagaaaaaaaagcaataaagtaACCAATAATTTCAGTGCAGCCACGCTGCAGTAATACTATGCCCTAAATTTATGGAAATGAACGTGCAGTTGAGAAAGAAACAGtaacaaaagttttttttactgccATTTATGCCTTTTTACTACTGATGTCATTTCACTCCCTACTGTTGTTCCTTTCACTATAATTTTTACAGCACGTTGTTAAACATGCTATAtgaataaacttgacttgacaaaAGTAGTCTTAAGGACAGATCTGCAGTTGCAGAAAGGAGATAATACACGTCAGACACTGACGCCCGAAAAATATGTGATAATGACAATGTTgacagcagaaaaaagaaacatacagtaaaacccGGCATTGACACAAGATGACAACGATAACGGCACAAAGTAGTCTACAACACTGCTGGTATCGCGTGACATAACTAAAAAAACGATCCTCCCTAAACGCCACATTAATGTCGTCACACCAGGAAACAGGAGGTTGAATCCAGCGCTATCTCGAGATTTATACTCTACTGTTGTTTTATTCAGAACTGATAATTTATTGCaaaattgtgtgatttttttggaTCTGAGCGagtttaaattaattaatacacAAAACTTtgtgaaataaacataaaatagaacaACCTGATCTCAAAATGCAACATTGAATAATCTTCAAGTTTCAGTCACTGAAACATATCCATAAAGATCACAGttcattattttgttcattATGCAACCATTTGGAGTGCCTAAtcaaagatgaataaaaatgcTGCAATTACTTGACAGGTTTGATGTAATATCACAGATTTCAGCTATTTTCAGCAGGCAACTTGTAAATGCTGGCATTCATCCAATCACAACCCTAGAACATGTGGTGTCTGCAGTGAAGCTGGTTTGCCTacctcagatttttttttctttttttcttttttttttttttttttatctctacCCTCTGTTTATAAACATGGAAAGAACAAGACGGTTAAAAAAGTCGGATAATGGATCATTTTAAAGGAGTGGGAACACatggacaaaaatgaaaacagaccaGCCACACGAGTGCGCTGTTGGGATATAAAACATCGAGGAGAGCAGCAATGACACAGACACAATAATACTAATAACAATGTATGTCGTACATTTTGCCTTGCACTTTATTGCTGAAATACCTGGTCAAAAGTTCATTAGCTGTCCCTGATGTCTGAATGCACCCTCTTCACATTTTGAAGCATCATTTAATAACACCTGGAATTTGATATAGAAAGAAATACACGAACACCTGCAAAATATTCTGAAAGCCAATGCAATCAGCCTGCAATAATTGACAGTACTACCTTTGGTTAAGGTTTTGTTAACAGAGAAGTATTGATTTAACTGTATGGTTAAGTGGTTAGATAGTAGTAGGTGCTGTTGTGTGgtattacagtatattgtgagttgtttctgttattttgtccacctgaTAATACCTCAGACTGACATGTACAAAATGTGTGATAAATTTTATATGTTGTACTGTCATTTATACTTTTAAAACCTCTTTGCAAAATATCTGACACACTCCTACAGCTGTATTTTAGTCATTTGCAGCACCTGCAAGTCACAGTGATTGCATACAAAATTTGAATAACAACAATTTCCTGGATGGACAACATGAGCAGTTAAGACAAATTCACAAAATGCTTaagtttaaaaaggaaaaaaaagcaatagaCGTACCTGATACACAGAGGTACAGACAactaataacataataaaaatgtgtggaAAATTTCATTAAGGTGTCTTGTttgttgaaacagttttatGGATGATATGTCTGTATATAACAACTGAAATTATAACCCTTTATCTTGTTGGTTCTTCAGTTTGACTGCTCAGAACGTGGCACCAGCTTCAGTTTGATTGGTCGTTTTGGCATCAACAGGCCCTGGATGTCCATCTCAAGGGGCACCTGGCAGGAAATTACATATGATATGAACAAAGTCAACATTGCACAAAAGTCAGCTTTGTTATTTCAAATTTGCAATCAACATGCTATCAAAGAGGGTAGACCCCTCTTGCGAAGAATGGACGGCTTATTGAGTGTGTTATTTGCTGTGTCAGTTAATGGCTGTTGATCTTTGGACTGACGGACATAGATCTAATGACATTATATAACCCTCAGTGTTACTATCACACTAGCAATGAATAATATTATTCACCAGATTGCTCATACACcaataaaaaagcaataacTAGCAGTGTAAAAATGAACATCTGTGGCCTCACCTCTGTCTCCTTGCACACAGAGAAGCTGTAGCTCTGGAGGATCTCCACCATTGCTAGTTTCATCATCACCAGAGCGAATCGCATCCCAATGCAGTTCCTTGGCCCCGCTCCGAAAGGCATGTATGTGTACGGGTCAATAGTCTCCTTGTTTTCCTTGCTGAACCTGAAGGTAGACATACATATGTATTAATAACAGAAATGACGCAATGGCGCTTTCTGTGGGAGTTCTTCTCATTTACCAACAgaccttaaagatcccctccagacatacTTTAAGCTGTTTATAAAATAATccactttgaataataatttgtgtctgatttgGCTTTTCCACAAAGAAAGTTAAATAATCTTGTTAAATTTCTTAAAATACAGGGCCAAAGGAGAGAGAAGTCTGCACACTGTTAGGCTCCAAATAAATAGTTtaattctctttttctcttttcaaaacaacatttcaatcTACATGATCTTCCTCAGGCAAGTAAAAAAAGGAATTTCTTGTAGAGGCAGTAATCAACTGAAAGCACCATGACCTGCTGGTGAGCAAGAAGCAGGAAAAACACCACAAGATGGCGATCACAGtactccagaaaaaaaaacacacacaccagaaaaaCCAGAAAAAATTCAAGTAAAAACACAATCCAATCAACCAAGCATGcagcaaacatacaaaaatagtttaaaaattCTCTAATGATGGGTACAGGGCCTAAAggcaaaatacaatataaatctCAAGGggaaaaagtatataaatacatatataactTGTTGGGGTGTGATACATATGTTCCCCCCTCCTAATGAAGATTGTTGAGGTAGGCCTATCATTCATGTCATATTAACAttgtatttgacattttttttctgtttttttctggtgtttcttttttctggaGTGCTGTGATCGCCATCTTGtggtgtttttcctgctgcttgtTCACCAGCAGGTGCTTTGTGTTGATTACCGCCTCTACAAGAAAtgcatttttcctctttcacacCTGCCTGAGTAAAATCATGTAGATCAAAATGTTGccttgaaagagaaaaagagaattaAACTATTTATTTGAAGCCTAACAGTGTACAGacctttctccttttttgccgtgcagtgaaatattttttgtctttcacgTGTATATTTTTGCCTGGATGTTCACGCTCTTGGTGAcgtccttctccctcattaaaaattccacagAATCACTGAATACGCAAATATATAtcatttcagatgtttaattgctggacacaagatgtctcctacctCACTGTaatgtccattctcagtgtatgtgcacggaaggcttcaagtttccacatcacactagtgtaaattgcatacttgaacacatttttgagtgaagggggactttaacatATAAATCCATCCTATACCTCTCTGGTTTGAACTCCTCTGGTTCGGGCCACAGCTCAGGATCCCGGTGCAGGGGCCATGTTGGTACCATGACAACCATATCTTTTGGAATCACAATGCCATTTATCTCCACAGTTGCCTTGGCAACGCGCTCCAGGCGTGACGCAATGGGATACAAACGTAGAGACTCGTTAATGACGCTGTCTAGGTACTCCATCTGCAACAGTGCCTGGTACTGGACAggagcctacacacacacacacacacacacacatgcacacaaacacagagacacacatgttGATCAGGAGAACACCACCACTGTCTCATATTAGGCAAAGTTAGGGGCTACCACAACACAGTGCTGAAGGGATACACTGATGGTGGATGGAGGTATTAAATCTgtattaatgttgttgtttttttggccaGTTGGGAGAAGCggaacaaactgtaaacacaacattgacatattatcaccttataaagttgatatggtgaatgtgttagcaaacaacCGCCTATTTAAACATCCAGGAGACACACTGCAACATTAGCTTTCatctggagtcgtgtttctggccacctggtagatgtaagtccaatattcactctctttttaagttcagttttggtctccactaactcctgagggaaatttCTGCCTCTTTTGCAGCTAAAGTCTCCTCCATGTTCAGCTAGTTGcaaactttgtctgtctgctgtttgatgttgagtaggtagtgtacagtgggtttatgtgctgaaaacagctgtgtgttgctgctggaaacaacactgatgagaaCAGTAAAACTGAACCAAAGCATctgtgaaccaaaacaatgagctgaaagacactaaaatgctccatggagttgagggaaactgcagagctggttataattctctgtgggttcgtcACTTCAAGCATTTTCTAAATGTAGCATATGTTTATATTGAGATGCAGATTTTTCATCCAAGCTTTACTCATCAGTAATTTTTTACTATTAATCCTAtgattatttgtaattttaaaggGGACAAAACCTAACTACAGCTCTATGAAGGTTATTGTTTTGGTTGTACGGTCCACAATTTCTATTCTTATTAACATTGTTTCCAGAAGCAAAGTTGCCCTGATAATCTGTATGTAACCTACTCAGCAACAATTAGAAGACAGATAATGTTACTGAATAGCTGGAAAAGGTTTAGATGAACATCTGGCAGCTAATAGTCCAGATACATTTCTCAACAACTGGTGGAAACCAAAGCTTAGCtaaaagaaaagtaaatgtttgaCTTCAATTTAGGTACCACAGTTCTTTCTGgaaacacaacttcaaatgaatgctaatgttactgACCTTAATTAATACATGAATTGTTTGCAAACACGTCAAACCTAACAACTTTatgaggtgataatatgtcaggtCTATGTGTTTCTCAGCTTGTTGTGGAGTTCCTCTGCCCATAAGTGCCCAAAAACCAATGAAGACAGCTttagttttgattattttgagaCCTCCCTGCTACCTCATATGTTGTCCTCTCCCCACTTCCAACATACCTTGTTAGGGAACGTAGAGTCTACCTCCTCCTGCAGCCGTTTCATGACATGAGGGTTTGTTGCCAGATTGTAGGCCAAGAAAGTGAgagaactgctgctggtttcatacccagcaaaaaggaaaatcatAGCTTGAGAAAGGATCTCATGATCGTTTAAACCTGGGAAAGGAAGGAGGCATGATTTAGAATAGCtttaagttgtgtttttgtttgtgtgtgtgtggagatgtgcttgtgcacatgtgtgtcaCCTTTATCCTGTGCTACTCCACTGGAGTCATTGTTTTTCTGGGAGTCAATCATCAGCTGAAGTAAATCCACCCGACTCTGAAAGTAGACATACAAAAGAATAGTTTAAATTCCACCTCTAAATTTGCTGAtaccaacacacaaacacagtcatacCTTTTGCTTGCTGGTTTCTCGATTAGATTTGATCTTCTGCAGTGCACTGTAGAAGAAGTCCGTGACTGACgcagggaaaaaagaaaactcaaacttctcaaatacaggACCCAGGAAGGGGAAAAAGGCTGGAGTTGAACAGAAAGCAACATAATTACCAAGGATACTGGAAAAACAGCAACTGTATTGACTGTAAACATTGTCAGCGAGTTAACAGTGCACATATATTTCAGGGTTAACATGCAGGCGGAGGACAAGATTATAAAACAATTGTTTTTATAGAATAAAAAGAATGCTGTACCaacaaggaggaagagagggttGAAAAGGTCAAACTTCAGCATCTTCTTGATGTTAGTGACAAAGGGGTCTGAGGGGTTGTTGAGGGAGTCTATGTCTACACTGAAGGCAGTGCTGGTTACTACATCCATACTGTAGGGTCCAAAGAACCTAAAGAGCAgacataaatgcacacatcaGAAAATATCCTTTATATTTTCAAACTTTAAGTAAAGTTtatgttattcatttttttaataatttgaaatTAAAGTTGAGCTCTTACTCCTTCAGCTC
The DNA window shown above is from Thunnus maccoyii chromosome 2, fThuMac1.1, whole genome shotgun sequence and carries:
- the LOC121880852 gene encoding cytochrome P450 3A40, with protein sequence MAYLLNFSAETWTLVVALITLICVYAYWPYGTFKKMGVPGPKPIPFFGTMLAYRKGFLNFDSDCFKKYGKIWGIFDGRQPVLCVTDPAMIKTVLIKECYSLFTNRRNFRLNGPLYDAVSIAEDDQWRRIRSVLSPSFTSGRLKEMFDIMKHHSANLINSMKKKADKDEVLELKEFFGPYSMDVVTSTAFSVDIDSLNNPSDPFVTNIKKMLKFDLFNPLFLLVAFFPFLGPVFEKFEFSFFPASVTDFFYSALQKIKSNRETSKQKSRVDLLQLMIDSQKNNDSSGVAQDKGLNDHEILSQAMIFLFAGYETSSSSLTFLAYNLATNPHVMKRLQEEVDSTFPNKAPVQYQALLQMEYLDSVINESLRLYPIASRLERVAKATVEINGIVIPKDMVVMVPTWPLHRDPELWPEPEEFKPERFSKENKETIDPYTYMPFGAGPRNCIGMRFALVMMKLAMVEILQSYSFSVCKETEVPLEMDIQGLLMPKRPIKLKLVPRSEQSN